The proteins below come from a single Necator americanus strain Aroian chromosome V, whole genome shotgun sequence genomic window:
- a CDS encoding hypothetical protein (NECATOR_CHRV.G18399.T3) — protein MHGFLTTPINTCCYTSCLDKTLEQLKRIGSKVVNVLNKTHSNLMCIHITRTDFVHEKVATDVITAINAAIKIARRKNLSQFMIFGDDQKFMKNLSKAIIDQGHWEENVKKILLGNCTRLAKTSIY, from the exons atgcatg GTTTTCTAACAACACCGATCAATACGTGTTGCTATACTTCATGTTTGGACAAAACCCTTG AGCAGTTGAAGCGCATTGGTAGTAAAGTCGTCAATGTTCTGAACAA gACTCACTCGAATTTAATGTGCATCCATATTACAAGAACAGATTTTGTCCACGAAAAAGTAGCTACCGATGTGATAACTGCGATAAATGCAGCTATTAAAATTGCAAGACGAAAG AACCTTTCGCAGTTTATGATTTTTGGTGACGATCAAAAATTCATGAAGAACCTGTCAAAAGCGATCATTGACCAAGGACACTGggaagaaaatgtgaagaaaattcttctcgGAAACTGCACAAGATTAGCTAAAACTTCTATATATTAA
- a CDS encoding hypothetical protein (NECATOR_CHRV.G18399.T1): MKKAVIRNMVRTATALCTGDREREESPKLATSIASSNGYSRLKSITQSQTASNTVRIPREGRITLCIPFASDSLTAAIHRTLLRAQLQDDVVLVNIPNDSIKRQLVCNRFYDGQYVPECCVVCPFDEAGDCTNIGVIFQIECNAIYIGETGRMLNVRIKEHLADKRRGSSMTPLGHYKNDKHDGNEFEIKCTILAHEKEISDRKALEAFWISVRNLSMNNKNECLSITKYFLPTHSNLMCIHITRTDFVHEKVATDVITAINAAIKIARRKNLSQFMIFGDDQKFMKNLSKAIIDQGHWEENVKKILLGNCTRLAKTSIY; this comes from the exons ATGAAAAAGGCAGTTATCCGAAATATGGTCAGAACAGCAACAGCACTGTGCACAGGGGATAGGGAACGGGAGGAATCACCAAAACTAGCCACaagcatagctagttcaaacggttACTCGAGATTGAAATCTATCACCCAATCTCAAACTGCGAGCAACACagtgaggatcccacgtgaaggtagaattactttgtgcatccccttcgcctctgactccttaactgctgctatacaccggactcttttgcgagcacagctgcaagatgatgttgtgttggtgaacatcccgaacgacagcatcaagcgacagttagtttgcaatagattctacgatGGGCAATACGTGCCAGAATGTTGCGTGGTTTGTCCATTCGATGAGGCCGGTGATTGCACGAACATCGGAGTTATTTTCCAAATAGAAtgcaacgccatttatattggagaaactggaaggatgctgaacgtgcgtatcaaggaacatttggctgataaaaggcgagggagttcgatgacaccgttGGGGCACTACAAAAAcgataagcatgatggaaatgagtttgaaataaaatgtacgattctagcgcacgagaaagaaatatctgatAGGAAGGCTTTGGAAgcgttctggatttccgtcaggaatctgtccatgaataacaaaaatgagtgtttaTCAATTACCAAATACTTCTTGCC gACTCACTCGAATTTAATGTGCATCCATATTACAAGAACAGATTTTGTCCACGAAAAAGTAGCTACCGATGTGATAACTGCGATAAATGCAGCTATTAAAATTGCAAGACGAAAG AACCTTTCGCAGTTTATGATTTTTGGTGACGATCAAAAATTCATGAAGAACCTGTCAAAAGCGATCATTGACCAAGGACACTGggaagaaaatgtgaagaaaattcttctcgGAAACTGCACAAGATTAGCTAAAACTTCTATATATTAA
- a CDS encoding hypothetical protein (NECATOR_CHRV.G18397.T1), with translation MDDLNEDMVGLKCSVLCAWLTRTDRKGRQRTFGFGLHLRNLETPQVGGKCGEHYSMFHREGDAGVSALRDAMMMMRDAMR, from the coding sequence ATGGATGACCTTAATGAAGATATGGTGGGTTTGAAATGTTCCGTGTTGTGCGCATGGTTGACTCGAACTGATCGCAAGGGAAGACAGCGAACATTTGGCTTTGGCCTGCACCTCAGAAATCTGGAAACTCCACAagtaggaggaaaatgcggtgAACATTACTCAATGTTTCATCGAGAAGGCGATGCTGGGGTATCAGCTTTGCGCGATGCGATGATGATGATGCGCGATGCGATGCGATGA
- a CDS encoding hypothetical protein (NECATOR_CHRV.G18398.T1) — protein MMPDFSFLVFPTSLSSTDSNLILHLYFFEKRILPAKGKVQWNRHVEECMGMKRNTCTYHSYEIAHNIFIAPTVQFSVYCAPIPRRRTRLSVVPFHAYIKINT, from the exons ATGATGCCGGACTTCTCGTTTCTTGTGTTTCCCACTTCGCTCTCCTCCACtgattcaaacttgattttacacctgtATTTCTTCG aaaaaaggatcTTACCAGCTAAGGGAAAAGTGCAGTGGAATAGACATGTGGAAGAATGCATGGGAATGAAACGCAACACATGCACTTATCACAGCTATGAAATAGCTCATAAC ATCTTCATTGCGCCTACTGTGCAGTTCTCAGTGTATTGTGCACCAATTCCACGACGTCGGACCCGTCTCTCTGTTGTCCCGTTCCATGcatacataaaaataaacacgtga
- a CDS encoding hypothetical protein (NECATOR_CHRV.G18399.T2), with the protein MVRTATALCTGDREREESPKLATSIASSNGYSRLKSITQSQTASNTVRIPREGRITLCIPFASDSLTAAIHRTLLRAQLQDDVVLVNIPNDSIKRQLVCNRFYDGQYVPECCVVCPFDEAGDCTNIGVIFQIECNAIYIGETGRMLNVRIKEHLADKRRGSSMTPLGHYKNDKHDGNEFEIKCTILAHEKEISDRKALEAFWISVRNLSMNNKNECLSITKYFLPLVTLCEL; encoded by the coding sequence ATGGTCAGAACAGCAACAGCACTGTGCACAGGGGATAGGGAACGGGAGGAATCACCAAAACTAGCCACaagcatagctagttcaaacggttACTCGAGATTGAAATCTATCACCCAATCTCAAACTGCGAGCAACACagtgaggatcccacgtgaaggtagaattactttgtgcatccccttcgcctctgactccttaactgctgctatacaccggactcttttgcgagcacagctgcaagatgatgttgtgttggtgaacatcccgaacgacagcatcaagcgacagttagtttgcaatagattctacgatGGGCAATACGTGCCAGAATGTTGCGTGGTTTGTCCATTCGATGAGGCCGGTGATTGCACGAACATCGGAGTTATTTTCCAAATAGAAtgcaacgccatttatattggagaaactggaaggatgctgaacgtgcgtatcaaggaacatttggctgataaaaggcgagggagttcgatgacaccgttGGGGCACTACAAAAAcgataagcatgatggaaatgagtttgaaataaaatgtacgattctagcgcacgagaaagaaatatctgatAGGAAGGCTTTGGAAgcgttctggatttccgtcaggaatctgtccatgaataacaaaaatgagtgtttaTCAATTACCAAATACTTCTTGCCGTtagtaacactctgtgagctataa